One Paroedura picta isolate Pp20150507F chromosome 3, Ppicta_v3.0, whole genome shotgun sequence genomic window carries:
- the COPRS gene encoding coordinator of PRMT5 and differentiation stimulator: METSGQQEPPGAAPGRRTEVDASAATGQGEVVKRVTFDWKPGKDVGDNEADEDEIILEDIEDLELDDEDLENEDYSVPADTAFPEKNSTSHYEPEDWDKELAESESNKNPYDSDDVIFCGNAQDRDPVALCSVQEEPLYDPSSHHVAPVTLKHQKTKPVDGQFDDAVD; this comes from the exons ATGGAGACCAGCGGGCAGCAGGAGCCCCCCGGGGCTGCCCCAGGCCGGAGG ACAGAGGTTGATGCATCTGCTGCCACTGGACAGGGGGAAGTGGTGAAGAGGGTAACTTTCGATTGGAAACCTGGAAAAG ATGTAGGAGACAATGAGGCAGACGAAGATGAAATCATTCTTGAGGACATCGAAGATCTGGAGTTGGACGATGAAGACCTGGAGAATGAGGACTATAGTGTGCCTGCAGATACAGCTTTTCCTGAAAAGAACTCGACATCCCATTATGAGCCAGAAGATTGGGATAAAGAATTGGCAGAGAGCGAATCCAATAAAAATCCTTATG ATTCTGATGATGTGATCTTCTGCGGTAATGCGCAAGACCGAGATCCCGTGGCATTATGTTCTGTTCAAGAAGAGCCCCTGTATGACCCAAGCTCTCACCACGTAGCACCAGTGACTCTGAAGCACCAGAAGACCAAACCAGTGGATGGCCAGTTTGACGATGCTGTTGACTGA